In Cryptomeria japonica chromosome 10, Sugi_1.0, whole genome shotgun sequence, a genomic segment contains:
- the LOC131859244 gene encoding uncharacterized protein LOC131859244 → MELNGLLTHISRDGKNPVKDKHGVNCNNGFWNEKSVIEQCGFWGLPSFINHSCFPNAKRMVVGKAMFIIAVRRIAADEEITVPYTRSLYPLVERERGLTPLGFHCVCKRCVLERSLGPSFRKLSHTINNYLQSLTKPTNISSRNLQSMEGFALQLENIEAQDEVKQLIRASFYCLYKFVFSVAKVYTDFRVLSQSLPTIMEVAEALRHAEPGCDASLKMFQMLLEEAHGKQRDLLVQKAMEHSIAIIGKQKDNVLKAFLVSKFDACIPTVRTWNPCEVYSTINI, encoded by the coding sequence ATGGAGCTGAACGGTCTACTCACACATATCAGCAGGGATGGAAAAAACCCAGTGAAGGACAAACATGGTGTCAACTGCAACAATGGGTTTTGGAATGAGAAGAGCGTAATAGAGCAATGTGGGTTTTGGGGGCTACCATCTTTCATCAACCATTCGTGTTTTCCAAATGCTAAACGTATGGTGGTTGGAAAAGCAATGTTCATTATAGCTGTGAGAAGAATTGCTGCAGATGAGGAAATAACTGTTCCTTACACCAGAAGCCTTTATCCACTAGTGGAACGCGAGCGCGGTTTGACACCATTGGGGTTTCACTGTGTGTGTAAGCGGTGTGTTTTGGAGCGGTCTCTTGGTCCATCTTTCCGAAAACTGAGTCATACTATCAACAATTACTTACAGTCCCTGACAAAGCCAACGAATATCTCATCCAGAAACTTGCAGTCCATGGAGGGATTCGCTCTGCAGTTGGAGAATATTGAGGCCCAGGATGAAGTGAAGCAACTCATACGCGCTTCATTCTATTGTCTCTACAAATTTGTTTTTTCTGTTGCCAAAGTATATACTGATTTTCGTGTGTTGTCACAGTCGCTTCCTACAATAATGGAAGTGGCAGAGGCATTGCGGCATGCTGAACCAGGTTGCGACGCCTCCCTAAAGATGTTTCAGATGCTTCTAGAGGAAGCGCATGGAAAACAGAGGGATTTACTTGTTCAGAAAGCAATGGAACACAGCATAGCGATAATTGGAAAACAGAAAGATAATGTCCTTAAAGCTTTCTTGGTGTCAAAGTTTGATGCATGTATCCCAACCGTCAGGACCTGGAATCCATGTGAGGTGTACTCTACAATAAACATATAG
- the LOC131859243 gene encoding uncharacterized protein LOC131859243, producing the protein MDISAGEMQKRLRWFQLSQKLHGEAKSPLADLLDLRAKGNQRFQKGDWKGAISCYSECIDFALKNKQELCNKEAMDEFLSCYSNRAEAFLKLEEYGKAVEDCEKALQLHSSHLKSLFRKGRALHGLREYNLACSCFRLALEQSPDAKEIKSHYYKSKKMNEENQQGMFDLSAYILNGFRQQDIPEVSNYIGPVIIQKSPLHGRGLFATKDVEVGDTLLVENVIATSGIYSRPVALTIEESPASELERLHQDTVERAAASAMSYPRILRQLQHLTDSSWLKETQVPDMELFRVNNGD; encoded by the coding sequence ATGGACATAAGTGCAGGAGAAATGCAGAAAAGGTTGCGATGGTTTCAGCTTTCTCAAAAGCTGCATGGAGAAGCGAAGAGTCCACTTGCAGATCTACTTGATTTGCGAGCGAAAGGCAACCAACGGTTCCAAAAGGGCGACTGGAAAGGAGCAATCTCATGTTATTCTGAATGCATAGACTTCGCTCTTAAGAATAAACAGGAACTTTGCAACAAGGAAGCCATGGATGAATTTTTGAGTTGTTACTCTAACAGGGCAGAGGCGTTTTTAAAGCTGGAGGAGTACGGGAAAGCCGTAGAAGACTGCGAGAAAGCCCTGCAACTTCATTCCAGTCATCTCAAATCCCTCTTTCGAAAGGGCAGGGCTTTGCACGGACTCAGAGAGTACAACTTGGCCTGTTCGTGCTTTCGACTAGCACTAGAGCAATCCCCAGATGCCAAGGAAATAAAGTCTCACTATTACAAATcgaagaagatgaatgaagaaaaccagCAAGGTATGTTTGATCTCTCTGCCTATATTCTAAATGGTTTCAGACAGCAGGATATTCCAGAGGTGAGCAATTATATTGGGCCAGTGATTATTCAGAAGTCGCCTCTGCATGGTCGAGGTTTGTTTGCTACCAAGGATGTTGAGGTCGGAGATACTCTGCTTGTGGAGAATGTGATTGCAACTAGTGGCATCTATAGTAGGCCAGTGGCCTTGACTATCGAAGAGAGCCCTGCCAGCGAGCTTGAACGTCTTCATCAAGACACAGTGGAACGAGCAGCTGCTTCCGCAATGTCATATCCCAGGATTTTGCGGCAATTGCAACACCTTACTGATTCATCTTGGCTGAAGGAGACACAGGTTCCAGACATGGAGTTGTTCAGGGTAAATAACGGTGATTAA